Proteins co-encoded in one Setaria viridis chromosome 9, Setaria_viridis_v4.0, whole genome shotgun sequence genomic window:
- the LOC117840930 gene encoding homeobox-leucine zipper protein HOX8 isoform X1 — translation MKRPTSRGSSMVCQATTDQQEDSCRYMEQRHGVDGGDCGAAAAERDDVEAGAYDEEEEEDDELAGSRGGLGEKKRRLAADQVRALERSFEVDNKLDPERKARIARDLSLHPRQVAVWFQNRRARWKTKQIERDFTTLRARHDALRAECDALRRDKDALAAEIRELRSKVEKQMEVKLESAEELLPVAAGTAAAAGAVYKDGSTDSDSSAVFNEEASPYSGAAFDHQHHHHQAHPSFTGFTSFLASSTSLSSSFPSLYHGGSHLDQEADGFLSATAADGFFAAEEQGAAGLGSWYGGEGW, via the exons ATGAAGAGGCCCACCAGCAGAGGATCCTCGATGGTCTGCCAAGCAACCACAGATCAACAAG AAGACAGCTGCAGGTACATGGAGCAGCGGCACGGAGTGgacggcggcgattgcggcgcggccgcggctgaGCGCGACGACGTGGAGGCCGGGGCgtacgacgaggaggaggaggaggacgacgagctcGCGGGGtcccgcggcggcctcggcgagaAGAAGAGGCGCCTGGCGGCGGATCAGGTGCGGGCGCTGGAGCGGAGCTTCGAGGTGGACAACAAGCTTGACCCGGAGCGCAAGGCCCGCATCGCGCGCGACCTCAGCCTCCACCCGCGACAGGTCGCCGTCTGGTTCCAGAACCGCCGCGCGCGCTGGAAGACCAAGCAGATCGAGCGCGACTTCACCACCCTCCGCGCTCGCCACGACGCGCTCCGGGCCGAATGCGACGCCCTCCGCCGCGACAAGGacgccctcgccgccgag ATAAGGGAGCTGAGGAGCAAGGTGGAGAAGCAGATGGAAGTGAAGCTGGAGTcggcggaggagctgctgccggtcgcggcggggacggcggcggccgccggcgccgtgtaCAAGGACGGGTCGACGGACAGCGACTCGAGCGCCGTGTTCAACGAGGAGGCGTCGCCGTACTCCGGCGCGGCGTTcgaccaccagcaccaccaccaccaagccCACCCAAGCTTCACGGGTTTTACCTCCTTCTTGGCCTCCTCGACCTCGCTGAGCTCCTCGTTTCCTTCCTTGTACCATGGGGGCTCGCATTTGGACCAGGAAGCGGACGGCTTCCTTAGCGCCACCGCAGCTGACGGTTTCTTCGCCGCCGAGGAgcagggcgccgccggcctcggcaGCTGGTACGGCGGTGAGGGTTGGTAG
- the LOC117840930 gene encoding homeobox-leucine zipper protein HOX8 isoform X2: MKRPTSRGSSMVCQATTDQQDSCRYMEQRHGVDGGDCGAAAAERDDVEAGAYDEEEEEDDELAGSRGGLGEKKRRLAADQVRALERSFEVDNKLDPERKARIARDLSLHPRQVAVWFQNRRARWKTKQIERDFTTLRARHDALRAECDALRRDKDALAAEIRELRSKVEKQMEVKLESAEELLPVAAGTAAAAGAVYKDGSTDSDSSAVFNEEASPYSGAAFDHQHHHHQAHPSFTGFTSFLASSTSLSSSFPSLYHGGSHLDQEADGFLSATAADGFFAAEEQGAAGLGSWYGGEGW, from the exons ATGAAGAGGCCCACCAGCAGAGGATCCTCGATGGTCTGCCAAGCAACCACAGATCAACAAG ACAGCTGCAGGTACATGGAGCAGCGGCACGGAGTGgacggcggcgattgcggcgcggccgcggctgaGCGCGACGACGTGGAGGCCGGGGCgtacgacgaggaggaggaggaggacgacgagctcGCGGGGtcccgcggcggcctcggcgagaAGAAGAGGCGCCTGGCGGCGGATCAGGTGCGGGCGCTGGAGCGGAGCTTCGAGGTGGACAACAAGCTTGACCCGGAGCGCAAGGCCCGCATCGCGCGCGACCTCAGCCTCCACCCGCGACAGGTCGCCGTCTGGTTCCAGAACCGCCGCGCGCGCTGGAAGACCAAGCAGATCGAGCGCGACTTCACCACCCTCCGCGCTCGCCACGACGCGCTCCGGGCCGAATGCGACGCCCTCCGCCGCGACAAGGacgccctcgccgccgag ATAAGGGAGCTGAGGAGCAAGGTGGAGAAGCAGATGGAAGTGAAGCTGGAGTcggcggaggagctgctgccggtcgcggcggggacggcggcggccgccggcgccgtgtaCAAGGACGGGTCGACGGACAGCGACTCGAGCGCCGTGTTCAACGAGGAGGCGTCGCCGTACTCCGGCGCGGCGTTcgaccaccagcaccaccaccaccaagccCACCCAAGCTTCACGGGTTTTACCTCCTTCTTGGCCTCCTCGACCTCGCTGAGCTCCTCGTTTCCTTCCTTGTACCATGGGGGCTCGCATTTGGACCAGGAAGCGGACGGCTTCCTTAGCGCCACCGCAGCTGACGGTTTCTTCGCCGCCGAGGAgcagggcgccgccggcctcggcaGCTGGTACGGCGGTGAGGGTTGGTAG